The genome window GTTGCTCGTCCCGCTCGGCGACGCGGCCGTCGACCGGCTCACCCACCCCGAGGTGCAGGCCCGCAGCTTCGCCCCGCTGGTGCTGCGCTGCGTGCTCGCCCGCGACCTGGTGGACGCGCAGACGGCCGAGCGCTGGTACGCCGCCTTCGCCGACTGGTACCCCGCCGAGCCGGACACCCGCGGCTGGGACGACCGGCTCGGCTGGCTGCACGCCGTCGCCCACGGCGCCGACGCGGCCGCCGCCTTCGCCCGCGCCCTGCCGCACCGCGCCCCCGACCTGCTCCAGCTCTGCGCACGGCGGTTCACCGCAGACACCCCGCACCGCTACCAGCAGCTGGAGGACGCCCGCCTGGCCCGCGCCCTCACCGCCCTCCTCGCCACCCCCGGCCTCACCGAACCCGCCGCCACCGCCTGGCTCGACGTCCCCGCCACCGCCCTGGCCGACGGCGGCCCCGGCCCCGTCCCGCCCTGGGCCTGCAACACCTTCGCCACCCTCCAGGCCCTGCACCTGCACCTGGCGCGCGGCCTGGCGGAGGGCGGAGTCCCGCCGCACGCGGGGGCGGTGGGGGAGGGGGTGCTGGGCATCCTGCGGCTGCCGTTCCCG of Kitasatospora viridis contains these proteins:
- a CDS encoding DUF2785 domain-containing protein, with the protein product MPHFTAPDFPFPSDVPVVGLAEQLSEMLASPDPVVRDDHAYTALARWTREGHLDELLVPLGDAAVDRLTHPEVQARSFAPLVLRCVLARDLVDAQTAERWYAAFADWYPAEPDTRGWDDRLGWLHAVAHGADAAAAFARALPHRAPDLLQLCARRFTADTPHRYQQLEDARLARALTALLATPGLTEPAATAWLDVPATALADGGPGPVPPWACNTFATLQALHLHLARGLAEGGVPPHAGAVGEGVLGILRLPFPWLG